The genomic interval TGCTGCGGCGATGTTGGTCTTGAGTTGCTCCATCGAGGTCGCGCCGATGATGGCGGCGGTCACGAAGGGGCGGGACAGCACGAAGCCGAGCGCCATCTGCGCCGGGTCCAGCCCGTGGGTTTCGGCGAGCTTGCAATAGGCGTCGACCGCCGGTTCCTGATGCTCCTGCAGCCGGCCGCCGAGATCGGCAGACGAGACCGCCGCGCGCGAGCCGTCCGGCAGCTTCCCGTTGCGGTATTTGCCGGTCAGAAGCCCGGCGGCGAGCGGCGAGAATGCCAGAAGGCCGACATCCTCGTGATAGGCGAGTTCCGCCATGTCGAGATCGTGGTGGCGGTAGAGCAGATTGTACTCGTTCTGGACGGTCGCGATCCGCGCCCGGTCCTTCGCCTCGGCGCGTTCGAGGTATTTCATCGCGCCCCAGCAGGTCTCGTTTGAAAGCCCGATCGCGCGGATCTTGCCGGCCTTCACCAGCTCATCCAGCGTATCCAGCGTCTCGGCGATATCGATGCGCGCCCGGAACCGGTCCTGCCCGAAGGGGGAATAGGACCACGAATTGCGGAAATGGAAATGGTTCCGGTTCGGCCAGTGCACCTGGTAGAGGTCGATGTAATCGGTCTTCAGCCGCTTCAGGCTGTCGTCGAGCGCCGTGCGGATGCCCTCCGGCGTCAGCGGGCTGCCATTGCGCACCCAGGGGCGGCCGGGGCCCGCCACCTTGCTGGCGAGCACGATATCGTCGCGCTTCTTGCGCGCGCTCAGCCATGCGCCGATGAATTCCTCGGTGCGGCCGTAGGTTTCCGGGCCGATCGGGGTCACCGGATACATCTCGGCGGTGTCGAAGAAGTTGACGCCGTTTTCCACGGCATAGTCCATCTGGGCGGAAGCTTCCTCCAACGTGTTCTGCGTGCCCCATGTCATGGTGCCGAGACAGATTTGCGAAACCCTGATGCCGGTGCGGCCCAAACTTTTGATTTTCATGAATATACCTTGAGAAACGACTTGCGTGATCAGTGACGCGACTTTAGCCGGAACCATCCGGTACGCAAGCGTATCCGGGCTTTTTTCGGTGTCGGCCTTGTGGAACCGCATTGTGGCGCGCCCTTGACTTGCGCGATCGAAACGTCAATTGGAGAACGAAAACCGACGCGATCCGGTACTATAAGGAACGCGCGGGGAGGTTTCACGGCAAAGAGGCTGATTGAGATGAGCGTTGCATTCACCTTTCCCGGTCAGGGAAGCCAGACCGTCGGCATGGGCAAGGCGCTGGCGGATGAGTTTACCGCCGCCCGGCTGGTGTTCGAGGAAGTCGACGATGCGCTCGGCGAGAAACTCTCCGCCATCATCTGGGAAGGTCCGGAAGACCAGCTCCAGCTCACCGCCAACGCCCAGCCGGCGCTGATGGCGGTGTCGCTTGCAACCGTCAGGGTGCTGGAGGCCGAAGGCCTCGATCTGGCGAACGACATTTCCTATGTCGCCGGCCACTCGCTCGGCGAATATTCGGCGCTCTGCGCCGCCGGCACCTTCTCGCTGGCCGATACCGCCCGGCTTCTGCGCATCCGCGGCAATGCCATGCAGCGCGCGGTCCCCGTCGGCAAGGGCGCGATGGCGGCGATCATCGGTCTCGAATTCGAGGATGTCGAGGCGCTTTGCGAAGACGCCTCGGCTGTGGGTGTCTGCCAGATCGCCAATGACAATGGCGGTGGACAGGTGGTGATCTCCGGCAGCAAGGACGCCGTCGAAAAGGCGGTCGGGATCGCGACGGAGAAGGGCGCCAAGCGCGCGCTGCTGCTGCCGGTCTCCGCACCCTTCCATTGCGCGCTGATGGCGCCGGCCGCCGACGCGATGGAAGAGGCGCTGGCCGAAGTCCGCCGCGGCGAGCCGGTGGTGCCGGTGATCGCCAATGTCCGCGCCGCGCCTGTTTCCGACCCCGATGAGATCACGAAGCTGCTGGTCGAGCAGGTCACCGGCCGGGTGCGCTGGCGCGAGACGGTGAGCTGGTTTGCGGCAAACGAAATCGAAACGCTCTATGAAGTTGGCGCCGGCAAGGTGCTGACCGGTCTTGCGCGGCGCATCGAGCGTTCGCTCTCCGGCGTCGCGATCAACGAGCCGGGCGATATCGACGCGGCGCTGAAGGCGATCAAGGGCTGAAACCGAAACGGCCCGCGATTGGCGGGCAAACATCTGACGAGGTTATGACATGTTGGATCTGACTGGCCGAAAGGCGCTCGTTACCGGCGCCAGCGGCGGCATCGGCGAGGCGATCGCCCGCATGCTCCACGCCCAGGGCGCGACCGTAGCACTCCACGGCACCCGCGCGGAAAAGCTCGAGGCGCTGGCTGGCGAGCTTGGCGAGCGCACTCATGTGTTTCCCGCCAATCTTTCCGACCGCGCCGCCGTCAAGGAACTCGGCGAAAAGGCCGAGGCGGATCTCGGCGGCATCGACATCCTGGTTAACAATGCCGGCATCACCAAGGACGGCCTGTTCGTGCGCATGAGCGACGCGGACTGGGAAAGCGTGCTGGAGGTCAACCTCACCGCCGCCTTCGTGCTGACCCGCACCATCATGCATCCGATGATGCGCCGCCGCTTCGGCCGGGTCATCAACATCACCTCGATCGTCGGCGTCACCGGCAATCCGGGCCAGGCCAATTATTGCGCCGCCAAGGCCGGCATGATCGGCTTTTCGAAATCGCTGGCGCAGGAAGTCGCGCCGCGCAACGTCACGGTCAATTGCGTCGCCCCCGGATTCATCGAAACCGCGATGACCGACAAGCTGAACGACAAGCAGAAAGAAGCGATCCTCGGCGCCGTTCCGATGAAGCGGATGGGCAGCGGGGATGACATTGCGGCCGCCGTCACCTATCTTGCCTCCAACGAGGCCGGCTATGTCACGGGCCAGACCTTGCATATCAATGGCGGCATGGCCATGATCTGACATCGCGGTCCGCTCCACGCGGGCCGTCGAAAATGCTGGAGAGACCGGCAACGCGGTGTTTTTTGGGCTTTGCGCTCAGAACAAAGCATGGTAAGCGGGCCGGGACTGCCAAGAACAGTCCAATGAACGAAGCCCGGTCCATCGGCCGGGATTTCGGTTTAAGTGGGCGTTGGTTCACATATCTGCCGCGGCGTGTTTCCTTTTGGAGGGCCGGCGGCTTTCACATAGCGGATGTCAAGGCATCCGGTAGAACTTGAGACAGGTCGAGGAAACCGACATGAGCGATATCGCAGAACGCGTTAAGAAAATTGTAGTTGACCACCTGGGCGTGGATGCCGACAAGGTTGTCGAAAGCGCAAGCTTCATCGACGATCTCGGCGCCGACTCGCTCGATACCGTCGAGCTGGTCATGGCCTTCGAAGAAGAGTTCGGTGTGGAAATCCCCGACGATGCCGCTGATTCGATCCTCACGGTCGGCGATGCCATCAAGTTCATCGAAAAGGCTCAGGCCTGATCGACTGAAAATTCAGGGCGGCGTTCGGGTCATACCTGCAACCCGCCTCGAACGGCCCGGTGATACGGGCCATTTTTTTGTCCTGCGTTCCGGGACGGGAACGCATCAAGGACGGTTTTGCGCTTGTGGCGAGAGCGTTTATAGTCGGGCGAATGTCGATTCCACTCGGCATTGGCCGGCATGAAACGCTGGTCATGATGGCAAGAAACTTGAGAAAAATGGGGGGCGATCCACCAATGAGGCGTGTCGTAATCACCGGTCTGGGCATGGTAACGCCGCTTGGCTGCGGGGCCGAGGTAACCTGGTCGCGTCTGCTGGACGGCGTCAGCGGCGCCAGCAAGGTCACCGCGTTCGAAACGGAAGATCTTGCAGCCAGGATTGCATGCTCGATCCCGCTTGGCGACGGCAGCGACGGAACCTTCAATGCCGATCAGTGGCTGGAGCCGAAGGAGCAGCGCAAGGTCGATCCGTTCATCACCTATGCGATCGCCGCCGCCGACATGGCACTTGAGGATGCCGGCTGGCATCCCCAAAGCGATGACGACCAGATCGCGACCGGCGTGCTGATCGGCTCCGGCATCGGCGGGCTCGAAGGCATCGTCGAAGCCGGCTACACGCTGCGCGACCGCGGCCCCCGCCGCGTTTCCCCGTTCTTCATTCCCGGCCGCCTGATCAACCTTGCCTCCGGCCAGGTCTCGATCCGGCACAAGCTGCGCGGCCCCAATCATTCGGTCGTCACGGCCTGCTCCACGGGCGCGCATGCGATCGGCGACGCCAGCCGGATCATCGGCTTCGGCGATGCCGATGTGATGGTTGCCGGCGGCACGGAATCGCCGATCTGCCGTATCGCGCTCGCCGGCTTTGCCGCCTGCAAGGCGCTCTCCACCAATTTCAACGACGAGCCGCAGCGCGCCTCGCGCCCCTACGATGTCGACCGTGACGGTTTCGTCATGGGCGAGGGCTCCGGCATTGTGGTGCTCGAGGAGCTGGAACACGCCAAGGCGCGCGGCGCGAAGATCTATGCCGAGGTCGTCGGCTACGGCATGAGCGGTGATGCCTTCCACATCACCGCGCCGAGCGAGGACGGCGAGGGCGCGTTCCGTTGCATGACCTCAGCGCTGAAGCGCGCCGGGATCGCCCCGTCCGATATCGATTATATCAATGCCCACGGCACCTCGACGATGGCCGACACGATCGAACTCGGCGCCGTCGAGCGGCTGCTGGGCGATGCCGCCGGCAAGGTGTCGATGTCCTCCACCAAATCCGCGACCGGCCATCTTCTGGGCGCGGCGGGCGCGATCGAGGCGATCTTCTCGACGCTGGCGATCCGCGACAATGTCGCGCCGCCGACGCTCAACCTCGACAATCCCGAGCGAGAGACGGCGATCGACCTGGTGCCGAAGGTGGCCCGCAAGCGCAATATCGACGTGGCGCTGTCGAATTCCTTCGGCTTCGGCGGCACCAATGCCTCGCTGGTATTGCGGCGCTACGCGGATTGAGCCTACCGCCATTGTGGACATGGAAAAGAAACGGCTGACATTTTGCAGCCGTTTTTTTATTGAAGAGCAGGTTTTGGCAGCCGTTGACGACGAATCAGCGGCTCGACCGGCTAAGCTTAGACTGGCCGTTTTCATCCGGTTCGCCGGCAATGTCGGACATTGATAGAAACAGCGATACCGGCAATTCATTTGGGTCAGGCGGCTTTCCAAAGTCGTCGAGGAACATGCGAAAAGGGGGTCCGGTGAGCGGCTCGGATCAGGATAGTGAGCGCGGTTCAGCGCCGGAACGCAGACCGGCGTCGGTCAAGTCCGCCAAGCAGGCGTTGCGGCCCGAGCGCGTGCCCCAGCCGAAGGCGCGGTCCCACAAGGCCAAAAGCCCGGTCGTCATCTTCCTCAACTTCATGATGACGCTGCTGGTGCTGTGCTGCCTCGGCGCGATCGCGATCTATTACTACGCCATGTCGAGCTATCGTGACCCCGGTCCGCTTGCCGGCGATACGGAATTCACGGTGAAGAGCGGCGCCGGGCTTGCGACGATCGCGCGTGACCTGGAGCGCGAGGGCATCATTTCCGATTCCCGGATTTTCCGCTATGTGACGGCCGCGCGCATGCGCGACGGCGAGACGCTGAAGGCCGGCGACTACGAGATCGAGGCGGGCGCTTCGATGGAAGAGATCGCCGATCTGTTCGAATCGGGAAAATCGATCCTGTTCAGCATTTCCTTTCCCGAGGGACTGACGGTGCGCGAAGTCTTCGACAAGCTCGCCGCCGACCCGAACCTGTCCGGTGACCTTCCCGAGGAACTGCCGCCGGAAGGCAGCCTGATGCCGCAGACCTTCTCCTTCGCGCGCGGAACGCCGCGCACCGAGATCGTGGAGCAGATGAGGGAAGGGCAGGCAGCGCTGGTCGATGAAATCTGGCTGCAGCGCGCCAGGGACCTGCCGATCGAGAACAAGGAGGAATTCCTCACGCTGGCCTCGATCGTGGAAAAGGAGACCGGCGTGGCGGAGGAGCGGCCAATGGTGGCGGCGGTGTTCCTCAACCGTCTCAAGCGCGGCATGCGCCTTCAATCCGATCCGACGGTGATCTACGGCATCTTCGGCGGCGAGGGAAAACCCTCCGATCGCCCGATCTACCGCTCCGATCTCGACAAGGAAACACCGTACAATACCTATCGCATCAATGGTCTGCCGCCGGGACCGATCGCCAATCCCGGACGCGATGCGTTGGAGGCCGTCGCCAACCCCGCCGAGACCGATGCGCTCTATTTCGTTGCCGATGGCAGCGGTGGCCACGCCTTTGCCGAGACGCTGGATGAGCACAACGCCAATGTGCGGGCCTGGCGCAAGGTCGAGGCAGAGCGTTCCGCCAACTAAAAACGGTGCGTTTGCCCGTCTGTTGCGTTCCGGCGGCGCGTCAAATCCTGTAGTGTGCCGCCACGCGAGCGTTAGCGAGGGACCATGACACAGCAATCGATGACAGGTTTTGCCCGCAGTCAGGGGCAGTTCGATCGCTATCGCTGGACCTGGGAGCTGCGTTCCGTCAACGGCAAGGGCCTCGATCTGCGTCTCAGACTGCCGCAGGGTTTTGATCATCTGGAAAGCGCTGTCAGAAAGCTTGCCGCCGCAAGGCTGACGCGTGGCAATGTGCAGGTTGCGCTCAACCTCAGCGTATCCGACAGCAAGCTGGAACTGGCCGTCAATGACAGCGCGCTCGAGGCCGTGCTCGATCTCAAGTCCCGGCTTGCTGCCAGGCTGGATGATTCGCGCCTGTCGCTCGAAGGATTGTTGGCGATTCGCGGCATTGCCGAACTGCGCGAGGCGGAGGAGCGTGGCGAAACCTTGCAGAAACGCGAAGCCCTGATCTTGCACGATCTTGAACTCGCAATCGATCGGCTGGCTTCGATGCGTGCGGAGGAGGGCGAGAAGATCGTCGCCGTGCTGCAAGGGCAGGTCGACGCGATCGAGGCGCTGACGGACGATATCGAGGCGGATCCCTCGCGCCAGCCCGCCATGATCGCGGCAAAACTCTCCGAACAGGTGCAACGGCTTCTGGAGGCGGCCCCCTCGCTCGAAAGCGATCGGCTCTATGCCGAGGCGGTGCTGCTGGCCACGAAATCAGATATCCGCGAGGAGATCGACCGGCTGCGCGCCCATGTGACGGCCGCCCGCGCGCTGCTCGGCGAGCCCGGCCCCTGCGGTCGCCGGCTCGACTTTCTCGCGCAGGAATTCAACCGCGAGACCAATACGATCTGTTCCAAATCCAATTCGGTGGGGGTTACGGCTGCCGGGCTTGAATTGAAAACGGTGATCGATCAATTTCGCGAGCAATTGCAGAATCTGGAGTGAGCATGGACGTGAGCGAAACGGTGAGACGGCGGGGCGTGATGCTGGTGCTGGCGGCGCCTTCGGGCGCTGGCAAATCGACGATCGCGCGGCGGCTTCTGGCCGAGGACCCGATGATCGATCTTTCGATCAGCGCCACCACGCGGCAGATCCGCCCGAGCGAGCGCGAGGGCGTGCATTATTTCTTCATGGATCCGGAAGGCTTCATGAAAAAGCGCGACGAGGGCGCCTTTCTCGAATGGGCCGAGGTGCATGGCAATTATTACGCCACGCCGAAGGCCGCTGTCGAACAATCCCTTGCCGCCGGGCGCGACGTGCTGTTCGATATCGATGTGCAGGGCGCCGAGCAGTTGAAACAGGCCATGCCCGGCGATGTCGTCGGCATCTTCGTGCTGCCGCCCTCGATGGAAGCGCTGAGGGCCCGGCTTCTGGCGCGCGCGGAAGACAGCAAGGCCGCCATGGAAGTGCGCCTCAAGAACGCCACCGGCGAGATTTCGCACTGGCGGGACTACGAATATGTCGTCATCAACGATGACCTTGACGACGCCTACGACCTCGTCCGTTCGATCCTGCGGGCCGAGCGCGCCAAGCGCGAACGCGAAACTGCAATCCCGCGTCACGTCGAGCGGTTGCTCGGGAACTAGAGCTCAGGTGATCTCGGCGGGCAGACCGGCCTCGGATATCAGATAGGTTATCGCGAGCCGGGTTTGTCCGGGTCGAAATCGAAGCGGTCCGGCACCGCGAGGCCGTTTTCGAGGTGTTTTTCGATGGCGCGCAGCGATACGCCGTCGCGATAGAGCCAGGGGTCGCGGGTGCCCCGCTGCCAGGCTTCTGTCGCGGCCCGCATTTCAAGCAGGCGGTCGCGGTGGTCCGGGTCGTCGGCCAGGTTGGTTACCTCATATGGATCGGCCTCAAGGTCGTAAAGTTCCTCGGGCGGGCGGCGGACATAGTCCTTCACAGTCCGCCTGCCGATCATCGCCGGGTTCTGATTGCGGATACCCTCCCATGTCAGCGAGCCGTAGAGATCGCCCGAGAAGGGGAAGTCGAGCTGCCAGGCGACATTGCGGTGATATTTGTAGCGGGTGGTTCGCATGAAGCGCGTCGGCCAGTAATTGGTGATCTCGTGGAAGGTGTGCGAGCCGAACACGGCCTGCCATTCCTCTTCGAGCGTTTCGGATTCGAGGATCGGTAGCAGTGAACGTCCCTTGCGCGGGCCGGGCGGCGGCGTATGACCGGCCCAGTCTAGAAAGGTCGGCAGCAAATCGGTGAATGACACCAGATTGGGGTTTTCGACGCCCGCGTGACCACCGGGCCTGCGGATGATCAGCGGCAGATGCACGCCGGCATCGTAGAGCGTGGTCTTGGAATTGAGGAAGGGGGAACCGTTGTCGGAAAGGAAGACGACGAGCGTCTCATCGGCAAGTCCGGCCTTTTCCAGTTCATCGAGCACCATGCCGACGCCCTGATCGAGGCGGTGGATCGAGCGGTAATAATCGGCCAGTTCGTGGCGCACCTCCGGCAGGTCGGTCAGGAAGGGCGGCACGGTCACTGCTTCGGGCGCAAAGATGCGATCCTCGACGCCGGGATAGGCGCGGTCATTGCCGAAGCCGCCGCGGGTCTCGTCGCGATGCGGATCAATGAAGCTGATGGTGAGGAAGAAGGGCTTTTGCTCCGCTTTCGCGTCCCGGAAAAAGGCAGCGGCGCGGTCGGCCGCCCAGCGCACATCGCGCTGCCAGCTCTCCTCGCGCACCTGCCATGGATAGACCGCATCCGGGCCGACATGGATCTTGCCGATAATCCCGGTCTTCATGCCGGCGGCGTTCAGAAGAGCCGGGGCGGTTTCCACATGATCGAAGGTCATGAAGTGGTGATTGTCGTGGTTGAGGCCGTATTGTCCGGTCTCATGCGTGTGCAGGCCGGTATAGATCACCGAGCGGCTGGCCGAGCACGAGGCGGTGGAGGTGAACGCCATGTCGAAGCGTGTGCCGGTTTCGGCAAGCCGGTCGATATTGGGCGTCGCGATCGCGGCCTCGCCGTAGCAGCCAGTCATGCGTCCGAGATCGTCGGCGATCAGGAGGAGGATGTTGGGCATGGTGCCAGACTCTTTTCCGGGAAGATCGCAGCGCCGCTGCGGGGAAATTCGCTGATCACGGCGGAGGCGACATCAATGCCGCGCCTGAGCGCCGCGCGTTCGGTTTCCCCCTCCGCGACGGCGCTCAGATAGCCCGCGTTGAAGGCGTCGCCGGCGCCCACCGTGTCGATGACGTCGAGAGGGAGGGCCTGTTCGATAATATAGTTGCGATGCCGGTAGCAGGCGGCGCCTTCCGGACCGCGTTTCACAAGAAGGGCGGCATCGGCGCGCATATGGGGGGCGAGCGTCCGGCAGGCGGCGTGCACGGCGTTCTCGCCGGATAGCCCGAGCGCTTCCTTGTCGTTCAGCAGGACATGGTCGGCGAGGCCGATCCATGCGTGGGCTTTGTCGACTGCGTCATCGGTCCAGCCTCCGCCCGGCCAGCCGGGGTCGATGGCGATGGTTGCGCCGCGCGCTCTCAACCGCTCCAGAAACGCCGTGTGCTCCGCCATCAGGCCGGGCAGGGCGAAGCCGCCGGAGACCAGCGCGATCGCGCCAGCAAGCGGCCAGTCTTCAAGCGCTGAGGAGAAGAAGGCGGCATCGAGCCCGTCGAGATGGCCATTGGTGGAAAAGAAGCTGCGCTCGCCGCCCGTCTGCAAGATGCCGACGGACATCGATGTCGGGCCCGGCCGGGCGGCGACCCAATCGAGCGCGCTGGCGAACTGGTGGGTGATCATCGCGCCCGCCGCGTCGCTGCCGGTCGCCGAGACCAGGCCGACGGGATGGCCGAGACGCTGGAGCGCGAGCGCGGTATTGGCCGCCGATCCGCCGATGCGGAAATCCGAGCGTTCCAGAAACACCTCCGTTCCCCATTCCGGCCAGTCATCGACGCTGCCGGTCACGAGGTCGAGATTGGCATTGCCGATGACGCAGATCGGGCGCGGCGGTTCGGTTGGTCTGCCGTTCATGCCAGCCTCCTAGATCGCCGCGCCGGCCGCGTCGAAGCGATGCAGCGCCGTCT from Martelella mediterranea DSM 17316 carries:
- a CDS encoding aldo/keto reductase, with translation MKIKSLGRTGIRVSQICLGTMTWGTQNTLEEASAQMDYAVENGVNFFDTAEMYPVTPIGPETYGRTEEFIGAWLSARKKRDDIVLASKVAGPGRPWVRNGSPLTPEGIRTALDDSLKRLKTDYIDLYQVHWPNRNHFHFRNSWSYSPFGQDRFRARIDIAETLDTLDELVKAGKIRAIGLSNETCWGAMKYLERAEAKDRARIATVQNEYNLLYRHHDLDMAELAYHEDVGLLAFSPLAAGLLTGKYRNGKLPDGSRAAVSSADLGGRLQEHQEPAVDAYCKLAETHGLDPAQMALGFVLSRPFVTAAIIGATSMEQLKTNIAAADVAMTDDILGDIARVHRTFPAPI
- the fabD gene encoding ACP S-malonyltransferase is translated as MSVAFTFPGQGSQTVGMGKALADEFTAARLVFEEVDDALGEKLSAIIWEGPEDQLQLTANAQPALMAVSLATVRVLEAEGLDLANDISYVAGHSLGEYSALCAAGTFSLADTARLLRIRGNAMQRAVPVGKGAMAAIIGLEFEDVEALCEDASAVGVCQIANDNGGGQVVISGSKDAVEKAVGIATEKGAKRALLLPVSAPFHCALMAPAADAMEEALAEVRRGEPVVPVIANVRAAPVSDPDEITKLLVEQVTGRVRWRETVSWFAANEIETLYEVGAGKVLTGLARRIERSLSGVAINEPGDIDAALKAIKG
- the fabG gene encoding 3-oxoacyl-[acyl-carrier-protein] reductase, which translates into the protein MLDLTGRKALVTGASGGIGEAIARMLHAQGATVALHGTRAEKLEALAGELGERTHVFPANLSDRAAVKELGEKAEADLGGIDILVNNAGITKDGLFVRMSDADWESVLEVNLTAAFVLTRTIMHPMMRRRFGRVINITSIVGVTGNPGQANYCAAKAGMIGFSKSLAQEVAPRNVTVNCVAPGFIETAMTDKLNDKQKEAILGAVPMKRMGSGDDIAAAVTYLASNEAGYVTGQTLHINGGMAMI
- a CDS encoding acyl carrier protein, coding for MSDIAERVKKIVVDHLGVDADKVVESASFIDDLGADSLDTVELVMAFEEEFGVEIPDDAADSILTVGDAIKFIEKAQA
- the fabF gene encoding beta-ketoacyl-ACP synthase II, which gives rise to MRRVVITGLGMVTPLGCGAEVTWSRLLDGVSGASKVTAFETEDLAARIACSIPLGDGSDGTFNADQWLEPKEQRKVDPFITYAIAAADMALEDAGWHPQSDDDQIATGVLIGSGIGGLEGIVEAGYTLRDRGPRRVSPFFIPGRLINLASGQVSIRHKLRGPNHSVVTACSTGAHAIGDASRIIGFGDADVMVAGGTESPICRIALAGFAACKALSTNFNDEPQRASRPYDVDRDGFVMGEGSGIVVLEELEHAKARGAKIYAEVVGYGMSGDAFHITAPSEDGEGAFRCMTSALKRAGIAPSDIDYINAHGTSTMADTIELGAVERLLGDAAGKVSMSSTKSATGHLLGAAGAIEAIFSTLAIRDNVAPPTLNLDNPERETAIDLVPKVARKRNIDVALSNSFGFGGTNASLVLRRYAD
- the mltG gene encoding endolytic transglycosylase MltG, which codes for MRKGGPVSGSDQDSERGSAPERRPASVKSAKQALRPERVPQPKARSHKAKSPVVIFLNFMMTLLVLCCLGAIAIYYYAMSSYRDPGPLAGDTEFTVKSGAGLATIARDLEREGIISDSRIFRYVTAARMRDGETLKAGDYEIEAGASMEEIADLFESGKSILFSISFPEGLTVREVFDKLAADPNLSGDLPEELPPEGSLMPQTFSFARGTPRTEIVEQMREGQAALVDEIWLQRARDLPIENKEEFLTLASIVEKETGVAEERPMVAAVFLNRLKRGMRLQSDPTVIYGIFGGEGKPSDRPIYRSDLDKETPYNTYRINGLPPGPIANPGRDALEAVANPAETDALYFVADGSGGHAFAETLDEHNANVRAWRKVEAERSAN
- a CDS encoding YicC/YloC family endoribonuclease, with the protein product MTQQSMTGFARSQGQFDRYRWTWELRSVNGKGLDLRLRLPQGFDHLESAVRKLAAARLTRGNVQVALNLSVSDSKLELAVNDSALEAVLDLKSRLAARLDDSRLSLEGLLAIRGIAELREAEERGETLQKREALILHDLELAIDRLASMRAEEGEKIVAVLQGQVDAIEALTDDIEADPSRQPAMIAAKLSEQVQRLLEAAPSLESDRLYAEAVLLATKSDIREEIDRLRAHVTAARALLGEPGPCGRRLDFLAQEFNRETNTICSKSNSVGVTAAGLELKTVIDQFREQLQNLE
- the gmk gene encoding guanylate kinase codes for the protein MDVSETVRRRGVMLVLAAPSGAGKSTIARRLLAEDPMIDLSISATTRQIRPSEREGVHYFFMDPEGFMKKRDEGAFLEWAEVHGNYYATPKAAVEQSLAAGRDVLFDIDVQGAEQLKQAMPGDVVGIFVLPPSMEALRARLLARAEDSKAAMEVRLKNATGEISHWRDYEYVVINDDLDDAYDLVRSILRAERAKRERETAIPRHVERLLGN
- a CDS encoding sulfatase; translation: MPNILLLIADDLGRMTGCYGEAAIATPNIDRLAETGTRFDMAFTSTASCSASRSVIYTGLHTHETGQYGLNHDNHHFMTFDHVETAPALLNAAGMKTGIIGKIHVGPDAVYPWQVREESWQRDVRWAADRAAAFFRDAKAEQKPFFLTISFIDPHRDETRGGFGNDRAYPGVEDRIFAPEAVTVPPFLTDLPEVRHELADYYRSIHRLDQGVGMVLDELEKAGLADETLVVFLSDNGSPFLNSKTTLYDAGVHLPLIIRRPGGHAGVENPNLVSFTDLLPTFLDWAGHTPPPGPRKGRSLLPILESETLEEEWQAVFGSHTFHEITNYWPTRFMRTTRYKYHRNVAWQLDFPFSGDLYGSLTWEGIRNQNPAMIGRRTVKDYVRRPPEELYDLEADPYEVTNLADDPDHRDRLLEMRAATEAWQRGTRDPWLYRDGVSLRAIEKHLENGLAVPDRFDFDPDKPGSR
- a CDS encoding carbohydrate kinase family protein codes for the protein MNGRPTEPPRPICVIGNANLDLVTGSVDDWPEWGTEVFLERSDFRIGGSAANTALALQRLGHPVGLVSATGSDAAGAMITHQFASALDWVAARPGPTSMSVGILQTGGERSFFSTNGHLDGLDAAFFSSALEDWPLAGAIALVSGGFALPGLMAEHTAFLERLRARGATIAIDPGWPGGGWTDDAVDKAHAWIGLADHVLLNDKEALGLSGENAVHAACRTLAPHMRADAALLVKRGPEGAACYRHRNYIIEQALPLDVIDTVGAGDAFNAGYLSAVAEGETERAALRRGIDVASAVISEFPRSGAAIFPEKSLAPCPTSSS